A stretch of the Ficedula albicollis isolate OC2 unplaced genomic scaffold, FicAlb1.5 N00273, whole genome shotgun sequence genome encodes the following:
- the UBQLN1 gene encoding ubiquilin-1 isoform X1, producing MSDRAEGPAGGSPGSPTRDSAGASEPRIIKVTVKTPKEKEEFAVSETSSIRQFKEEISKRFKSHTDQLVLIFAGKILKDQDTLMQHGIHDGLTVHLVIKTQNRSQDHPTQQANTTGSTATTSTSSSSTSTPASTNSNPFGLGGLGGLAGLSSLGLNTSNFSELQSQMQRQLMSNPEMMVQIMENPFVQSMLSNPDLMRQLIMANPQMQQLIQRNPEISHMLNNPDIMRQTLELARNPAMMQEMMRNQDRALSNLESIPGGYNALRRMYTDIQEPILNAAQEQFGGNPFASLVSNASAGGDNQPSRTENRDPLPNPWAPQSSSQTSTANTGTSGESSGSSNAENSTSGTTGQSSTGPNLGPGLGAGMFNTPGMQSLLQQITENPQLMQNMLSAPYMRSMMQSLSQNPDLAVQMMLNNPLFVGNPQLQEQMRQQLPTFLQQMQNPDTLSAMSNPRAMQALLQIQQGLQTLATEAPGLIPGFNPGLGGVGSNGAPTASTVPSSVSTENTSPASGTAEPGHQQFVHQMLQALAGANAQQLQNPEVRFQQQLEQLSAMGFLNREANLQALIATGGDINAAIERLLASQPS from the exons ATGTCGGACAGAGCGGAGGGGCCCGCGGGGGGCTCCCCTGGCTCCCCTACCCGCGACTCCGCCGGTGCCTCCGAGCCGCGGATCATCAAAGTCACGGTGAAAACTCccaaggagaaggaggagtTCGCCGTTTCCGAGACCAGCAGCATCCGGCAG ttCAAAGAAGAAATCTCTAAGCGTTTCAAGTCCCACACTGATCAGCTTGTGTTGATATTTGctggaaaaattttaaaagatcaaGATACTTTGATGCAGCATGGAATTCATGATGGACTCACTGTGCACCTGGTTATTAAAACACAGAACAG ATCACAAGACCACCCAACTCAACAGGCAAATACCACTGGGAGTACTGCCACCACATCAACATCAAGCAGTAGCACCTCAACACCAGCATCAACAAATAGTAATCCCTTTGGCTTGG GTGGCCTTGGAGGTTTGGCAGGCCTGAGTAGCCTGGGCTTAAATACTTCAAACTTCTCAGAGTTACAAAGTCAGATGCAACGACAACTTATGTCCAACCCGGAAATGATGGTTCAGATAATGGAGAACCCGTTTGTTCAGAGCATGCTTTCAAATCCTGACCTGATGAGGCAGTTAATTATGGCTAATCCTCAAATGCAGCAACTGATACAGAGAAATCCAGAAATCAGTCACATGCTGAATAATCCAGATATAATGAGACAG ACACTAGAACTTGCTAGAAACCCTGCAATGATGCAGGAAATGATGCGAAACCAGGACCGAGCCTTGAGCAACCTTGAAAGTATACCAGGGGGATACAATGCCTTGCGGCGCATGTACACAGACATTCAGGAGCCTATACTGAACGCAGCGCAGGAACAG TTTGGAGGTAATCCGTTTGCTTCTTTGGTAAGCAATGCATCAGCAGGAGGGGATAATCAGCCGTCTCGTACAGAAAATAGAGATCCTCTGCCAAATCCGTGGGCTCCTCAGTCCAGCTCACAGACTTCCACAGCAAATACCGGCACTAGTGGTgagagcagtggcagcagtaATGCTGAAAATAGCACTTCTGGCACTACGGGACAGAGCTCAACTGGACCAAATTTGGGACCTGGGCTTGGAG CTGGTATGTTCAACACACCAGGAATGCAGAGCTTATTACAGCAGATAACAGAAAACCCACAACTTATGCAGAATATGTTGTCTGCACCCTACATGAGAAGCATGATGCAGTCATTAAGCCAGAATCCTGATCTTGCAGTACAG ATGATGTTGAATAATCCTTTATTTGTTGGAAATCCTCAACTTCAGGAACAAATGAGACAACAACTTCCAACTTTTCTTCAGCAA ATGCAGAATCCTGACACATTATCAGCTATGTCAAACCCCAGAGCAATGCAGGCTCTGCTACAGATTCAGCAGGGCTTGCAGACATTAGCAACAGAAGCACCGGGGCTTATACCAGG ATTTAATCCTGGTTTGGGTGGAGTGGGAAGCAACGGAGCTCCTACAGCATCCACTGTACCTAGTTCTGTTTCCACTGAAAATACAAGTCCAGCTTCAGGAACTGCTGAACCTGGTCACCAGCAGTTTGTCCACCAGATGTTGCAGGCACTTGCTGGTGCAAATGCTCAG CAGTTACAAAATCCAGAAGTTCGATTTCAGCAACAACTGGAACAGCTGAGCGCAATGGGCTTTCTGAACCGTGAAGCAAATTTACAAGCACTAATAGCAACAGGAGGAGACATCAATGCAGCTATTGAAAGGCTGCTTGCCTCTCAGCCTTCATAG
- the UBQLN1 gene encoding ubiquilin-1 isoform X3, with the protein MSDRAEGPAGGSPGSPTRDSAGASEPRIIKVTVKTPKEKEEFAVSETSSIRQFKEEISKRFKSHTDQLVLIFAGKILKDQDTLMQHGIHDGLTVHLVIKTQNRSQDHPTQQANTTGSTATTSTSSSSTSTPASTNSNPFGLGGLGGLAGLSSLGLNTSNFSELQSQMQRQLMSNPEMMVQIMENPFVQSMLSNPDLMRQLIMANPQMQQLIQRNPEISHMLNNPDIMRQTLELARNPAMMQEMMRNQDRALSNLESIPGGYNALRRMYTDIQEPILNAAQEQFGGNPFASLVSNASAGGDNQPSRTENRDPLPNPWAPQSSSQTSTANTGTSGESSGSSNAENSTSGTTGQSSTGPNLGPGLGAGMFNTPGMQSLLQQITENPQLMQNMLSAPYMRSMMQSLSQNPDLAVQMQNPDTLSAMSNPRAMQALLQIQQGLQTLATEAPGLIPGFNPGLGGVGSNGAPTASTVPSSVSTENTSPASGTAEPGHQQFVHQMLQALAGANAQQLQNPEVRFQQQLEQLSAMGFLNREANLQALIATGGDINAAIERLLASQPS; encoded by the exons ATGTCGGACAGAGCGGAGGGGCCCGCGGGGGGCTCCCCTGGCTCCCCTACCCGCGACTCCGCCGGTGCCTCCGAGCCGCGGATCATCAAAGTCACGGTGAAAACTCccaaggagaaggaggagtTCGCCGTTTCCGAGACCAGCAGCATCCGGCAG ttCAAAGAAGAAATCTCTAAGCGTTTCAAGTCCCACACTGATCAGCTTGTGTTGATATTTGctggaaaaattttaaaagatcaaGATACTTTGATGCAGCATGGAATTCATGATGGACTCACTGTGCACCTGGTTATTAAAACACAGAACAG ATCACAAGACCACCCAACTCAACAGGCAAATACCACTGGGAGTACTGCCACCACATCAACATCAAGCAGTAGCACCTCAACACCAGCATCAACAAATAGTAATCCCTTTGGCTTGG GTGGCCTTGGAGGTTTGGCAGGCCTGAGTAGCCTGGGCTTAAATACTTCAAACTTCTCAGAGTTACAAAGTCAGATGCAACGACAACTTATGTCCAACCCGGAAATGATGGTTCAGATAATGGAGAACCCGTTTGTTCAGAGCATGCTTTCAAATCCTGACCTGATGAGGCAGTTAATTATGGCTAATCCTCAAATGCAGCAACTGATACAGAGAAATCCAGAAATCAGTCACATGCTGAATAATCCAGATATAATGAGACAG ACACTAGAACTTGCTAGAAACCCTGCAATGATGCAGGAAATGATGCGAAACCAGGACCGAGCCTTGAGCAACCTTGAAAGTATACCAGGGGGATACAATGCCTTGCGGCGCATGTACACAGACATTCAGGAGCCTATACTGAACGCAGCGCAGGAACAG TTTGGAGGTAATCCGTTTGCTTCTTTGGTAAGCAATGCATCAGCAGGAGGGGATAATCAGCCGTCTCGTACAGAAAATAGAGATCCTCTGCCAAATCCGTGGGCTCCTCAGTCCAGCTCACAGACTTCCACAGCAAATACCGGCACTAGTGGTgagagcagtggcagcagtaATGCTGAAAATAGCACTTCTGGCACTACGGGACAGAGCTCAACTGGACCAAATTTGGGACCTGGGCTTGGAG CTGGTATGTTCAACACACCAGGAATGCAGAGCTTATTACAGCAGATAACAGAAAACCCACAACTTATGCAGAATATGTTGTCTGCACCCTACATGAGAAGCATGATGCAGTCATTAAGCCAGAATCCTGATCTTGCAGTACAG ATGCAGAATCCTGACACATTATCAGCTATGTCAAACCCCAGAGCAATGCAGGCTCTGCTACAGATTCAGCAGGGCTTGCAGACATTAGCAACAGAAGCACCGGGGCTTATACCAGG ATTTAATCCTGGTTTGGGTGGAGTGGGAAGCAACGGAGCTCCTACAGCATCCACTGTACCTAGTTCTGTTTCCACTGAAAATACAAGTCCAGCTTCAGGAACTGCTGAACCTGGTCACCAGCAGTTTGTCCACCAGATGTTGCAGGCACTTGCTGGTGCAAATGCTCAG CAGTTACAAAATCCAGAAGTTCGATTTCAGCAACAACTGGAACAGCTGAGCGCAATGGGCTTTCTGAACCGTGAAGCAAATTTACAAGCACTAATAGCAACAGGAGGAGACATCAATGCAGCTATTGAAAGGCTGCTTGCCTCTCAGCCTTCATAG
- the UBQLN1 gene encoding ubiquilin-1 isoform X4 gives MSDRAEGPAGGSPGSPTRDSAGASEPRIIKVTVKTPKEKEEFAVSETSSIRQFKEEISKRFKSHTDQLVLIFAGKILKDQDTLMQHGIHDGLTVHLVIKTQNRSQDHPTQQANTTGSTATTSTSSSSTSTPASTNSNPFGLGGLGGLAGLSSLGLNTSNFSELQSQMQRQLMSNPEMMVQIMENPFVQSMLSNPDLMRQLIMANPQMQQLIQRNPEISHMLNNPDIMRQTLELARNPAMMQEMMRNQDRALSNLESIPGGYNALRRMYTDIQEPILNAAQEQFGGNPFASLVSNASAGGDNQPSRTENRDPLPNPWAPQSSSQTSTANTGTSGESSGSSNAENSTSGTTGQSSTGPNLGPGLGAGMFNTPGMQSLLQQITENPQLMQNMLSAPYMRSMMQSLSQNPDLAVQMQNPDTLSAMSNPRAMQALLQIQQGLQTLATEAPGLIPGFNPGLGGVGSNGAPTASTVPSSVSTENTSPASGTAEPGHQQFVHQMLQALAGANAQLQNPEVRFQQQLEQLSAMGFLNREANLQALIATGGDINAAIERLLASQPS, from the exons ATGTCGGACAGAGCGGAGGGGCCCGCGGGGGGCTCCCCTGGCTCCCCTACCCGCGACTCCGCCGGTGCCTCCGAGCCGCGGATCATCAAAGTCACGGTGAAAACTCccaaggagaaggaggagtTCGCCGTTTCCGAGACCAGCAGCATCCGGCAG ttCAAAGAAGAAATCTCTAAGCGTTTCAAGTCCCACACTGATCAGCTTGTGTTGATATTTGctggaaaaattttaaaagatcaaGATACTTTGATGCAGCATGGAATTCATGATGGACTCACTGTGCACCTGGTTATTAAAACACAGAACAG ATCACAAGACCACCCAACTCAACAGGCAAATACCACTGGGAGTACTGCCACCACATCAACATCAAGCAGTAGCACCTCAACACCAGCATCAACAAATAGTAATCCCTTTGGCTTGG GTGGCCTTGGAGGTTTGGCAGGCCTGAGTAGCCTGGGCTTAAATACTTCAAACTTCTCAGAGTTACAAAGTCAGATGCAACGACAACTTATGTCCAACCCGGAAATGATGGTTCAGATAATGGAGAACCCGTTTGTTCAGAGCATGCTTTCAAATCCTGACCTGATGAGGCAGTTAATTATGGCTAATCCTCAAATGCAGCAACTGATACAGAGAAATCCAGAAATCAGTCACATGCTGAATAATCCAGATATAATGAGACAG ACACTAGAACTTGCTAGAAACCCTGCAATGATGCAGGAAATGATGCGAAACCAGGACCGAGCCTTGAGCAACCTTGAAAGTATACCAGGGGGATACAATGCCTTGCGGCGCATGTACACAGACATTCAGGAGCCTATACTGAACGCAGCGCAGGAACAG TTTGGAGGTAATCCGTTTGCTTCTTTGGTAAGCAATGCATCAGCAGGAGGGGATAATCAGCCGTCTCGTACAGAAAATAGAGATCCTCTGCCAAATCCGTGGGCTCCTCAGTCCAGCTCACAGACTTCCACAGCAAATACCGGCACTAGTGGTgagagcagtggcagcagtaATGCTGAAAATAGCACTTCTGGCACTACGGGACAGAGCTCAACTGGACCAAATTTGGGACCTGGGCTTGGAG CTGGTATGTTCAACACACCAGGAATGCAGAGCTTATTACAGCAGATAACAGAAAACCCACAACTTATGCAGAATATGTTGTCTGCACCCTACATGAGAAGCATGATGCAGTCATTAAGCCAGAATCCTGATCTTGCAGTACAG ATGCAGAATCCTGACACATTATCAGCTATGTCAAACCCCAGAGCAATGCAGGCTCTGCTACAGATTCAGCAGGGCTTGCAGACATTAGCAACAGAAGCACCGGGGCTTATACCAGG ATTTAATCCTGGTTTGGGTGGAGTGGGAAGCAACGGAGCTCCTACAGCATCCACTGTACCTAGTTCTGTTTCCACTGAAAATACAAGTCCAGCTTCAGGAACTGCTGAACCTGGTCACCAGCAGTTTGTCCACCAGATGTTGCAGGCACTTGCTGGTGCAAATGCTCAG TTACAAAATCCAGAAGTTCGATTTCAGCAACAACTGGAACAGCTGAGCGCAATGGGCTTTCTGAACCGTGAAGCAAATTTACAAGCACTAATAGCAACAGGAGGAGACATCAATGCAGCTATTGAAAGGCTGCTTGCCTCTCAGCCTTCATAG
- the UBQLN1 gene encoding ubiquilin-1 isoform X2, giving the protein MSDRAEGPAGGSPGSPTRDSAGASEPRIIKVTVKTPKEKEEFAVSETSSIRQFKEEISKRFKSHTDQLVLIFAGKILKDQDTLMQHGIHDGLTVHLVIKTQNRSQDHPTQQANTTGSTATTSTSSSSTSTPASTNSNPFGLGGLGGLAGLSSLGLNTSNFSELQSQMQRQLMSNPEMMVQIMENPFVQSMLSNPDLMRQLIMANPQMQQLIQRNPEISHMLNNPDIMRQTLELARNPAMMQEMMRNQDRALSNLESIPGGYNALRRMYTDIQEPILNAAQEQFGGNPFASLVSNASAGGDNQPSRTENRDPLPNPWAPQSSSQTSTANTGTSGESSGSSNAENSTSGTTGQSSTGPNLGPGLGAGMFNTPGMQSLLQQITENPQLMQNMLSAPYMRSMMQSLSQNPDLAVQMMLNNPLFVGNPQLQEQMRQQLPTFLQQMQNPDTLSAMSNPRAMQALLQIQQGLQTLATEAPGLIPGFNPGLGGVGSNGAPTASTVPSSVSTENTSPASGTAEPGHQQFVHQMLQALAGANAQLQNPEVRFQQQLEQLSAMGFLNREANLQALIATGGDINAAIERLLASQPS; this is encoded by the exons ATGTCGGACAGAGCGGAGGGGCCCGCGGGGGGCTCCCCTGGCTCCCCTACCCGCGACTCCGCCGGTGCCTCCGAGCCGCGGATCATCAAAGTCACGGTGAAAACTCccaaggagaaggaggagtTCGCCGTTTCCGAGACCAGCAGCATCCGGCAG ttCAAAGAAGAAATCTCTAAGCGTTTCAAGTCCCACACTGATCAGCTTGTGTTGATATTTGctggaaaaattttaaaagatcaaGATACTTTGATGCAGCATGGAATTCATGATGGACTCACTGTGCACCTGGTTATTAAAACACAGAACAG ATCACAAGACCACCCAACTCAACAGGCAAATACCACTGGGAGTACTGCCACCACATCAACATCAAGCAGTAGCACCTCAACACCAGCATCAACAAATAGTAATCCCTTTGGCTTGG GTGGCCTTGGAGGTTTGGCAGGCCTGAGTAGCCTGGGCTTAAATACTTCAAACTTCTCAGAGTTACAAAGTCAGATGCAACGACAACTTATGTCCAACCCGGAAATGATGGTTCAGATAATGGAGAACCCGTTTGTTCAGAGCATGCTTTCAAATCCTGACCTGATGAGGCAGTTAATTATGGCTAATCCTCAAATGCAGCAACTGATACAGAGAAATCCAGAAATCAGTCACATGCTGAATAATCCAGATATAATGAGACAG ACACTAGAACTTGCTAGAAACCCTGCAATGATGCAGGAAATGATGCGAAACCAGGACCGAGCCTTGAGCAACCTTGAAAGTATACCAGGGGGATACAATGCCTTGCGGCGCATGTACACAGACATTCAGGAGCCTATACTGAACGCAGCGCAGGAACAG TTTGGAGGTAATCCGTTTGCTTCTTTGGTAAGCAATGCATCAGCAGGAGGGGATAATCAGCCGTCTCGTACAGAAAATAGAGATCCTCTGCCAAATCCGTGGGCTCCTCAGTCCAGCTCACAGACTTCCACAGCAAATACCGGCACTAGTGGTgagagcagtggcagcagtaATGCTGAAAATAGCACTTCTGGCACTACGGGACAGAGCTCAACTGGACCAAATTTGGGACCTGGGCTTGGAG CTGGTATGTTCAACACACCAGGAATGCAGAGCTTATTACAGCAGATAACAGAAAACCCACAACTTATGCAGAATATGTTGTCTGCACCCTACATGAGAAGCATGATGCAGTCATTAAGCCAGAATCCTGATCTTGCAGTACAG ATGATGTTGAATAATCCTTTATTTGTTGGAAATCCTCAACTTCAGGAACAAATGAGACAACAACTTCCAACTTTTCTTCAGCAA ATGCAGAATCCTGACACATTATCAGCTATGTCAAACCCCAGAGCAATGCAGGCTCTGCTACAGATTCAGCAGGGCTTGCAGACATTAGCAACAGAAGCACCGGGGCTTATACCAGG ATTTAATCCTGGTTTGGGTGGAGTGGGAAGCAACGGAGCTCCTACAGCATCCACTGTACCTAGTTCTGTTTCCACTGAAAATACAAGTCCAGCTTCAGGAACTGCTGAACCTGGTCACCAGCAGTTTGTCCACCAGATGTTGCAGGCACTTGCTGGTGCAAATGCTCAG TTACAAAATCCAGAAGTTCGATTTCAGCAACAACTGGAACAGCTGAGCGCAATGGGCTTTCTGAACCGTGAAGCAAATTTACAAGCACTAATAGCAACAGGAGGAGACATCAATGCAGCTATTGAAAGGCTGCTTGCCTCTCAGCCTTCATAG